From a region of the Zonotrichia albicollis isolate bZonAlb1 chromosome 5, bZonAlb1.hap1, whole genome shotgun sequence genome:
- the N4BP2 gene encoding NEDD4-binding protein 2 isoform X1, which translates to MPRKRKTGGSPSQRNGNSDRAAVAVSQGDPSHLVAQAMRYVNKEELLNSMSEMFSDLDPSVVYMVLSECDFKVEDAMDHLLELSTHAKGVASSKTLSFDLAASSLPLVNQQRSTANEGMGEGPAAHSYSGAAIEKVLSPGVQLTGELDSLLENALRSYSLSEELPNSANDQIAHEHPMEQGGLTKFPEWEKPDSVCNVLLFPEQAETNNEVLENFCCSQPPVSQLSIQTSSPSASDSFAEILEDSGMLEIHQNVQHAVASEVYKLSNGEIPYENSDQTQDTVLDQSSGSAASCGSSQRPMELGVTVSGDPNSRCLEQHEDAVTAFSSYQSASLPEACISPETSSFKTQKPADAQQIQQGYNLNFPTPSVQSQQHWNLMAPVFYPSSGSHSFVIPVAASPGQWRPISDCRTSGKGPFLSSPVVSNAWDGSSSLKVWGNQDRNSKLNLPQAQQPRVCHMMRKKMQLIGQVLVLLRGVPGSGKSYLARNLLEDNPGGIILSTDDYFYKHGQYHYDPDCLGEAHEWNRKRAKEAFEKRISPIIIDNTNIQAWEMKPYVALAQQFKYKVMFREPDTWWKFKPKELERRNVHGVSKEKIKRMLERYERCLTVRSILDSSVPDKSEAAGWSEDPCQEESQRKREAHSDVKEEECFASEVEPIELAEVDKTSPSISLTLESSCDPEHFQKEEKEMENISVEHNSENSTVEDDLEINLSDCIKRELPLKKKEEKRLKPEESTEAGMDEADVIPAEETVNLHTGGAEEHSDNNSGRVQTAVEQLGRMCMEPKSTQMSNTVESSSSAFDTSGKPELLNFLGDWPMEQTMGQRVKRSRRLEKSPLKSDKEGETPSQQHSEIGKEQVDLPETCTVEKGHEDESLPCSCYSVSSDKVTPELQMLEYWPVSASLEQRQQRSRRMRKTNLSQCDEDRNTEDDANMNVLETVHVVHGSPVSTEEQPDTRSLPVHQAEIVGSETVSEEKSQQSKRTRKHHKLALTFTNSSLPHPREEDHLSKLNLAEEKQETDLCRQKSSYSQTESQDFALLWRLEKKMLFPETAKILHGRLDGFKPKDIDNVSDSQEKIPYRVTYDKSTFVEESELINIDESEKLDILCKLFESVSFEALKDLYERCNKDIDWATGLLLDSDEKLCKAVDPESFQVSEAEPVATDLDFKASINYDENLKDCKQAPQVLGAGDTFETLEGKDSPLSIAESRATKTAVTSADVSDSFTATSLDNSVEVKNSVDSAPRTNTSSSAAGVMELSVSGKQKGGSESPLEETVNKPSLLQLDAALPHDPNITSTNLKSELNNESDSNPSESNAKNSKGAGLLEVDRAPLVGPSSNKELELDKETQENCREICGKEEIDTPSWAATKAKRQSPIPASHAAFSIDCLELTLPPELALQLKEIFGPVGIDAGSLTVEDCVVHIDLNLAKVIHEKWKESILKRQRRDESCKSSAEVFQQIDTDDSEVLLSQNADSKIQKKKSNLAADTSNNIQTKTPATSDVFPFMDHWNAQIQKVSLRQIISEEIAMQEREDLNRVPSTARKDCAAKLKEKQLFEMFPTINQNFLMDVFRDNNYSLEQTEQFLNCVLEADPVQTVIAQETAQQNEIVSSYNTAKNREKKAKKSKEEDDPLCEMFQDFEYPQYDDLRAEAFCHQQKRQECLRKAGEAYRMGMKPVAAFYAHQGRLHEQKMKEANHAAAVQIFERVNTSLLPMNVLDLHGLHVDEAVNQLSRVLQEKREEYQQSGGKPYLSVITGRGSHSQGGVARIRPAAIRYLTSHNFRFTEIKPGCLKVMLN; encoded by the exons ATGCCACGGAAGAGGAAAACTGGTGGGAGTCCTTCTCAGAGGAATGGCAATTctgacagagctgctgttgctgtaTCCCAGGGGGACCCAAGCCACTTAGTGGCACAAGCAATGCGTTACGTCAATAAGGAAGAGCTCCTCAACAGCATGTCAGAGATGTTTTCTGACCTAGATCCTAGTGTGGTTTATATGGTTCTGTCTGAATGTGACTTTAAAG TAGAAGATGCTATGGATCATCTTCTAGAGCTGTCCACCCATGCCAAAGGAGTAGCATCCTCAAAAACCTTGAGTTTTGATTTAGCGGCATCATCATTACCTCTTGTTAATCAGCAAAGATCTACTGCAAATGAAGGAATGGGGGAAGGTCCTGCAGCACATAGTTATTCTGGAGCAGCAATAGAAAAGGTCCTGTCACCTGGTGTGCAGCTGACTGGAGAACTGGATTCCCTACTAGAAAATGCCCTTCGGAGTTACAGCTTGAGTGAGGAATTGCCTAATTCTGCAAATGACCAAATAGCACATGAGCACCCTATGGAACAGGGTGGTCTTACCAAATTTCCTGAGTGGGAAAAACCTGATTCGGTTTGCAATGTCCTACTTTTTCCAGAGCAAGCAGAGACAAATAATGAGGTTTTAGAAAACTTCTGCTGTTCCCAGCCACCAGTGAGTCAGCTGAGCATCCAGACAAGCTCACCATCTGCATCAGACAGTTTTGCAGAGATACTGGAAGATTCTGGTATGTTGGAAATACACCAGAATGTTCAACATGCTGTGGCTTCAGAAGTATATAAACTATCAAATGGAGAAATACCCTATGAAAATTCTGATCAGACACAAGATACTGTTTTGGATCAAAGTAGTGGGAGTGCTGCTTCTTGTGGGTCCTCCCAAAGACCTATGGAACTTGGAGTAACTGTTTCTGGAGATCCTAATTCAAGGTGCCTGGAACAACATGAAGATGCAGTGACTGCCTTTAGCAGCTACCAGAGTGCTTCTCTTCCAGAGGCGTGTATCTCTCCTGAAACATCCAGtttcaaaacacaaaaaccTGCAGATGCTCAGCAAATTCAGCAGGGTTATAACTTAAATTTTCCTACACCATCGGTTCAATCTCAACAACACTGGAATCTCATGGCTCCTGTGTTTTATCCATCCAGTGGAAGTCACAGTTTTGTAATTCCTGTGGCTGCCAGTCCAGGGCAGTGGAGACCTATTTCTGACTGTAGAACTTCGGGAAAAGgaccttttctttcctccccagTGGTTTCAAATGCCTGGGATGGCAGCTCTTCTCTGAAGGTATGGGGAAATCAAGATAGAAACTCAAAATTGAACCTCCCGCAAGCACAGCAACCACGTGTTTGTCACATGATGAGAAAAAAGATGCAACTAATAGGTCAAGTACTTGTTCTTCTCAGAGGTGTTCCAGGATCAGGAAAATCATATTTGGCAAG GAATTTGCTTGAGGATAACCCAGGTGGAATCATTCTTAGTACTGATGATTACTTTTACAAACATGGACAATACCATTATGATCCTGATTGCTTAGGGGAAGCACATGAATGGAACAGGAAAAGAG CCAAAGAAGCGTTTGAAAAGCGAATCTCTCCTATAATAATTGACAACACAAACATACAAGCATGGGAGATGAAGCCTTATGTTGCTTTG GCTCAGCAGTTCAAATACAAAGTAATGTTCCGAGAACCAGACACTTGGTGGAAGTTTAAACCAAAAGAACTTGAAAG GAGAAACGTTCATGGCGTATCTAAAGAAAAGATCAAAAGAATGTTGGAACGCTATGAACGCTGCCTTACTGTGAGATCAATATTGGATTCTTCAGTTCCAGACAAATCAGAAGCTGCTGGTTGGAGTGAAGATCCTTGTCAGGAGGAAAGCCAGAG AAAGAGAGAGGCACATTCTGATGTAAAGGAAGAAGAATGTTTTGCTTCTGAGGTGGAGCCTATTGAACTAGCTGAAGTTGATAAAACTTCTCCCAGTATTTCTCTAACATTAGAAAGTAGTTGTGACCCCGAGCATtttcagaaagaggaaaaagaaatggaaaatatctCAGTGGAACACAATTCTGAGAACAGCACTGTTGAAGATGACTTGGAAATTAATTTATCAGATTGCATCAAAAGAGAGCTGCCcttgaagaagaaagaagaaaagagattaAAACCAGAAGAAAGTACTGAAGCAGGAATGGATGAGGCTGATGTGATTCCAGCTGAAGAGACTGTGAACTTACACACAGGTGGAGCTGAGGAACACAGTGATAACAACAGTGGCAGAGTTCAAACTGCAGTTGAACAATTGGGCAGAATGTGTATGGAACCAAAATCAACACAAATGAGTAACACGGTGGAATCAAGCAGTTCGGCTTTTGACACATCAGGAAAACCAGAACTACTAAACTTTCTGGGTGACTGGCCCATGGAACAAACAATGGGACAGAGAGTCAAAAGATCTAGAAGACTAGAAAAATCTCCTCTGAAGAGTGATAAGGAAGGTGAAACTCCCAGTCAGCAGCATTCTGAGATAGGTAAAGAGCAGGTGGACCTGCCTGAGACATGTACTGTTGAGAAAGGACATGAGGATGAAAGTCTACCCTGTAGCTGTTACTCTGTTAGTTCAGATAAAGTTACACCAGAATTGCAAATGTTAGAATATTGGCCTGTCTCAGCCTCATTAGAACAGAGACAGCAAAGGTCAAGGAGAATGAGAAAGACAAATTTAAGTCAGTGTGATGAGGACAGAAATACTGAAGACGACGCTAATATGAATGTTCTTGAGACTGTGCATGTGGTTCATGGGTCACCTGTGAGCACTGAAGAGCAACCAGATACAAGGAGTTTGCCTGTACACCAAGCCGAAATAGTAGGTAGTGAAACAGTAAGTgaggaaaaatcccagcaaaGTAAGAGAACAAGGAAACATCACAAATTAGCCCTCACTTTTACAAACAGCAGCTTGCCACATCCCAGAGAAGAGGACCATTTGTCTAAACTTAACCTGGCAGAAGAGAAACAGGAAACAGATTTATGTAGGCAAAAAAGTAGCTATTCACAGACTGAATCACAGGACTTTGCTCTCCTGTGGAgattagaaaagaaaatgctttttcctGAGACAGCAAAAATACTGCATGGGAGGTTAGATGGCTTCAAACCCAAAGACATAGATAATGTCTCAGATTCTCAGGAAAAAATACCCTATCGAGTTACGTATGATAAAAGTACTTTCGTGGAGGAAAGTGAGCTTATCAATATTGATGAGTCTGAAAAACTAGATATACTCTGTAAGCTCTTTGAGTCTGTTTCATTTGAAGCTCTGAAAGATCTGTATGAAAGATGTAACAAAGACATAGACTGGGCCACAGGTCTGCTGTTAGACTCTGATGAAAAGCTATGTAAAGCTGTTGATCCTGAGAGCTTTCAGGTAAGCGAAGCTGAGCCAGTGGCCACAGACCTTGATTTCAAGGCTAGTATAAACTATGATGAGAATCTCAAAGACTGCAAACAAGCCCCACAAGTACTTGGGGCTGGTGATACCTTTGAGACTTTGGAAGGCAAGGACTCACCACTCAGCATTGCAGAAAGTAGGGCTACCAAGACAGCTGTGACAAGTGCTGATGTTTCTGACTCATTCACTGCTACCTCATTGGATAATTCAGTGGAAGTGAAAAATTCTGTGGATTCAGCCCCTAGAACTAACacaagcagctcagcagcaggtgTCATGGAGCTTTCTGTTTCAGGAAAGCAGAAGGGAGGGAGTGAGAGTCCTCTTGAAGAAACTGTAAATAAGCCATCACTTTTACAACTTGATGCAGCTTTGCCTCATGATCCTAACATAACTTCTACCAATTTGAAATCTGAATTAAACAATGAAAGTGACAGTAACCCTTCAGAAAGCAATGCCAAAAATTCCAAAGGGGCTGGTTTGTTGGAAGTGGATCGTGCACCTCTGGTTGGTCCTAGCAGCAATAAAGAACTGGAGCTGGATAAAGAAACTCAGGAGAATTGCAGGGAGATATGTGGTAAAGAAGAAATTGACACTCCAAGCTGGGCTGCAACTAAAGCCAAGAGGCAAAGCCCTATACCAGCATCACATGCAGCCTTCAGTATAGATTGCCTAGAACTAACATTGCCTCCTGAATTGGCACTCCAGCTGAAAGAGATATTTGGACCTGTTGGCATTGATGCAG GATCGCTAACTGTTGAGGATTGTGTGGTTCATATTGATCTGAATTTGGCAAAAGTGATTCatgaaaaatggaaagaatCTATTCTG aAGCGTCAGAGGAGAGATGAATCTTGTAAGTCGTCTGCAGAAG TGTTTCAGCAGATAGATACAGATGACTCAGAAGTGCTGTTATCTCAGAATGCAGACAGCAAAATACAGAAGAAGAAATCGAACTTGGCTGCAGACACATCTAATAATATACAGACAAAAACCCCAGCAACATCAGATGTTTTTCCATTTATGGATCATTGGAATGCTCAGATTCAGAAAGTTTCTCTCAGGCAAATAATTTCTGAAGAAATAGCCATGCAGGAGAGAGAGGACCTG AATCGTGTTCCTTCTACAGccagaaaggactgtgctgctaAACTAAAGGAGAAGCAACTTTTTGAGATGTTTCCAACTATTAATCAAAATTTCTTAATGGATGTCTTCAGGGACAACAA CTACTCTTTAGAACAAACTGAACAGTTTCTGAACTGTGTTCTGGAGGCAGATCCTGTACAAACAGTTATAGCTCAAGAAACTGCTCAGCAAAATGAAATTGTTTCTTCCTACAATACTGCAAAGAACCGTGAGAAGAag GCAAAAAAAAGTAAGGAAGAGGATGATCCTTTATGTGAAATGTTTCAAGACTTTGAATATCCACAATATGATGATTTAAGAGCAGAAGCTTTTTGTCACCAGCAAAAGAGACAGGAATGTTTGAGAAAGGCTGGAGAGGCCTATCGCATGGGTATGAAGCCTGTGGCGGCATTTTATGCACATCAG GGTCGCCTTCATGAGCAGAAGATGAAAGAAGCTAaccatgctgctgctgtgcaaatCTTTGAGAGAGTAAATACTTCCTTGCTGCCTATGAATGTGTTGGATTTGCATGGTCTCCATGTGGATGAGGCGGTCAATCAATTGTCCAGAGTACTCCAGGAGAAAAGGGAAG
- the N4BP2 gene encoding NEDD4-binding protein 2 isoform X2, with translation MPRKRKTGGSPSQRNGNSDRAAVAVSQGDPSHLVAQAMRYVNKEELLNSMSEMFSDLDPSVVYMVLSECDFKVEDAMDHLLELSTHAKGVASSKTLSFDLAASSLPLVNQQRSTANEGMGEGPAAHSYSGAAIEKVLSPGVQLTGELDSLLENALRSYSLSEELPNSANDQIAHEHPMEQGGLTKFPEWEKPDSVCNVLLFPEQAETNNEVLENFCCSQPPVSQLSIQTSSPSASDSFAEILEDSGMLEIHQNVQHAVASEVYKLSNGEIPYENSDQTQDTVLDQSSGSAASCGSSQRPMELGVTVSGDPNSRCLEQHEDAVTAFSSYQSASLPEACISPETSSFKTQKPADAQQIQQGYNLNFPTPSVQSQQHWNLMAPVFYPSSGSHSFVIPVAASPGQWRPISDCRTSGKGPFLSSPVVSNAWDGSSSLKVWGNQDRNSKLNLPQAQQPRVCHMMRKKMQLIGQVLVLLRGVPGSGKSYLARNLLEDNPGGIILSTDDYFYKHGQYHYDPDCLGEAHEWNRKRAKEAFEKRISPIIIDNTNIQAWEMKPYVALAQQFKYKVMFREPDTWWKFKPKELERRNVHGVSKEKIKRMLERYERCLTVRSILDSSVPDKSEAAGWSEDPCQEESQRKREAHSDVKEEECFASEVEPIELAEVDKTSPSISLTLESSCDPEHFQKEEKEMENISVEHNSENSTVEDDLEINLSDCIKRELPLKKKEEKRLKPEESTEAGMDEADVIPAEETVNLHTGGAEEHSDNNSGRVQTAVEQLGRMCMEPKSTQMSNTVESSSSAFDTSGKPELLNFLGDWPMEQTMGQRVKRSRRLEKSPLKSDKEGETPSQQHSEIGKEQVDLPETCTVEKGHEDESLPCSCYSVSSDKVTPELQMLEYWPVSASLEQRQQRSRRMRKTNLSQCDEDRNTEDDANMNVLETVHVVHGSPVSTEEQPDTRSLPVHQAEIVGSETVSEEKSQQSKRTRKHHKLALTFTNSSLPHPREEDHLSKLNLAEEKQETDLCRQKSSYSQTESQDFALLWRLEKKMLFPETAKILHGRLDGFKPKDIDNVSDSQEKIPYRVTYDKSTFVEESELINIDESEKLDILCKLFESVSFEALKDLYERCNKDIDWATGLLLDSDEKLCKAVDPESFQVSEAEPVATDLDFKASINYDENLKDCKQAPQVLGAGDTFETLEGKDSPLSIAESRATKTAVTSADVSDSFTATSLDNSVEVKNSVDSAPRTNTSSSAAGVMELSVSGKQKGGSESPLEETVNKPSLLQLDAALPHDPNITSTNLKSELNNESDSNPSESNAKNSKGAGLLEVDRAPLVGPSSNKELELDKETQENCREICGKEEIDTPSWAATKAKRQSPIPASHAAFSIDCLELTLPPELALQLKEIFGPVGIDAGSLTVEDCVVHIDLNLAKVIHEKWKESILKRQRRDESCKSSAEVFQQIDTDDSEVLLSQNADSKIQKKKSNLAADTSNNIQTKTPATSDVFPFMDHWNAQIQKVSLRQIISEEIAMQEREDLNRVPSTARKDCAAKLKEKQLFEMFPTINQNFLMDVFRDNNYSLEQTEQFLNCVLEADPVQTVIAQETAQQNEIVSSYNTAKNREKKAKKSKEEDDPLCEMFQDFEYPQYDDLRAEAFCHQQKRQECLRKAGEAYRMGMKPVAAFYAHQGRLHEQKMKEANHAAAVQIFERVNTSLLPMNVLDLHGLHVDEAVNQLSRVLQEKREGRV, from the exons ATGCCACGGAAGAGGAAAACTGGTGGGAGTCCTTCTCAGAGGAATGGCAATTctgacagagctgctgttgctgtaTCCCAGGGGGACCCAAGCCACTTAGTGGCACAAGCAATGCGTTACGTCAATAAGGAAGAGCTCCTCAACAGCATGTCAGAGATGTTTTCTGACCTAGATCCTAGTGTGGTTTATATGGTTCTGTCTGAATGTGACTTTAAAG TAGAAGATGCTATGGATCATCTTCTAGAGCTGTCCACCCATGCCAAAGGAGTAGCATCCTCAAAAACCTTGAGTTTTGATTTAGCGGCATCATCATTACCTCTTGTTAATCAGCAAAGATCTACTGCAAATGAAGGAATGGGGGAAGGTCCTGCAGCACATAGTTATTCTGGAGCAGCAATAGAAAAGGTCCTGTCACCTGGTGTGCAGCTGACTGGAGAACTGGATTCCCTACTAGAAAATGCCCTTCGGAGTTACAGCTTGAGTGAGGAATTGCCTAATTCTGCAAATGACCAAATAGCACATGAGCACCCTATGGAACAGGGTGGTCTTACCAAATTTCCTGAGTGGGAAAAACCTGATTCGGTTTGCAATGTCCTACTTTTTCCAGAGCAAGCAGAGACAAATAATGAGGTTTTAGAAAACTTCTGCTGTTCCCAGCCACCAGTGAGTCAGCTGAGCATCCAGACAAGCTCACCATCTGCATCAGACAGTTTTGCAGAGATACTGGAAGATTCTGGTATGTTGGAAATACACCAGAATGTTCAACATGCTGTGGCTTCAGAAGTATATAAACTATCAAATGGAGAAATACCCTATGAAAATTCTGATCAGACACAAGATACTGTTTTGGATCAAAGTAGTGGGAGTGCTGCTTCTTGTGGGTCCTCCCAAAGACCTATGGAACTTGGAGTAACTGTTTCTGGAGATCCTAATTCAAGGTGCCTGGAACAACATGAAGATGCAGTGACTGCCTTTAGCAGCTACCAGAGTGCTTCTCTTCCAGAGGCGTGTATCTCTCCTGAAACATCCAGtttcaaaacacaaaaaccTGCAGATGCTCAGCAAATTCAGCAGGGTTATAACTTAAATTTTCCTACACCATCGGTTCAATCTCAACAACACTGGAATCTCATGGCTCCTGTGTTTTATCCATCCAGTGGAAGTCACAGTTTTGTAATTCCTGTGGCTGCCAGTCCAGGGCAGTGGAGACCTATTTCTGACTGTAGAACTTCGGGAAAAGgaccttttctttcctccccagTGGTTTCAAATGCCTGGGATGGCAGCTCTTCTCTGAAGGTATGGGGAAATCAAGATAGAAACTCAAAATTGAACCTCCCGCAAGCACAGCAACCACGTGTTTGTCACATGATGAGAAAAAAGATGCAACTAATAGGTCAAGTACTTGTTCTTCTCAGAGGTGTTCCAGGATCAGGAAAATCATATTTGGCAAG GAATTTGCTTGAGGATAACCCAGGTGGAATCATTCTTAGTACTGATGATTACTTTTACAAACATGGACAATACCATTATGATCCTGATTGCTTAGGGGAAGCACATGAATGGAACAGGAAAAGAG CCAAAGAAGCGTTTGAAAAGCGAATCTCTCCTATAATAATTGACAACACAAACATACAAGCATGGGAGATGAAGCCTTATGTTGCTTTG GCTCAGCAGTTCAAATACAAAGTAATGTTCCGAGAACCAGACACTTGGTGGAAGTTTAAACCAAAAGAACTTGAAAG GAGAAACGTTCATGGCGTATCTAAAGAAAAGATCAAAAGAATGTTGGAACGCTATGAACGCTGCCTTACTGTGAGATCAATATTGGATTCTTCAGTTCCAGACAAATCAGAAGCTGCTGGTTGGAGTGAAGATCCTTGTCAGGAGGAAAGCCAGAG AAAGAGAGAGGCACATTCTGATGTAAAGGAAGAAGAATGTTTTGCTTCTGAGGTGGAGCCTATTGAACTAGCTGAAGTTGATAAAACTTCTCCCAGTATTTCTCTAACATTAGAAAGTAGTTGTGACCCCGAGCATtttcagaaagaggaaaaagaaatggaaaatatctCAGTGGAACACAATTCTGAGAACAGCACTGTTGAAGATGACTTGGAAATTAATTTATCAGATTGCATCAAAAGAGAGCTGCCcttgaagaagaaagaagaaaagagattaAAACCAGAAGAAAGTACTGAAGCAGGAATGGATGAGGCTGATGTGATTCCAGCTGAAGAGACTGTGAACTTACACACAGGTGGAGCTGAGGAACACAGTGATAACAACAGTGGCAGAGTTCAAACTGCAGTTGAACAATTGGGCAGAATGTGTATGGAACCAAAATCAACACAAATGAGTAACACGGTGGAATCAAGCAGTTCGGCTTTTGACACATCAGGAAAACCAGAACTACTAAACTTTCTGGGTGACTGGCCCATGGAACAAACAATGGGACAGAGAGTCAAAAGATCTAGAAGACTAGAAAAATCTCCTCTGAAGAGTGATAAGGAAGGTGAAACTCCCAGTCAGCAGCATTCTGAGATAGGTAAAGAGCAGGTGGACCTGCCTGAGACATGTACTGTTGAGAAAGGACATGAGGATGAAAGTCTACCCTGTAGCTGTTACTCTGTTAGTTCAGATAAAGTTACACCAGAATTGCAAATGTTAGAATATTGGCCTGTCTCAGCCTCATTAGAACAGAGACAGCAAAGGTCAAGGAGAATGAGAAAGACAAATTTAAGTCAGTGTGATGAGGACAGAAATACTGAAGACGACGCTAATATGAATGTTCTTGAGACTGTGCATGTGGTTCATGGGTCACCTGTGAGCACTGAAGAGCAACCAGATACAAGGAGTTTGCCTGTACACCAAGCCGAAATAGTAGGTAGTGAAACAGTAAGTgaggaaaaatcccagcaaaGTAAGAGAACAAGGAAACATCACAAATTAGCCCTCACTTTTACAAACAGCAGCTTGCCACATCCCAGAGAAGAGGACCATTTGTCTAAACTTAACCTGGCAGAAGAGAAACAGGAAACAGATTTATGTAGGCAAAAAAGTAGCTATTCACAGACTGAATCACAGGACTTTGCTCTCCTGTGGAgattagaaaagaaaatgctttttcctGAGACAGCAAAAATACTGCATGGGAGGTTAGATGGCTTCAAACCCAAAGACATAGATAATGTCTCAGATTCTCAGGAAAAAATACCCTATCGAGTTACGTATGATAAAAGTACTTTCGTGGAGGAAAGTGAGCTTATCAATATTGATGAGTCTGAAAAACTAGATATACTCTGTAAGCTCTTTGAGTCTGTTTCATTTGAAGCTCTGAAAGATCTGTATGAAAGATGTAACAAAGACATAGACTGGGCCACAGGTCTGCTGTTAGACTCTGATGAAAAGCTATGTAAAGCTGTTGATCCTGAGAGCTTTCAGGTAAGCGAAGCTGAGCCAGTGGCCACAGACCTTGATTTCAAGGCTAGTATAAACTATGATGAGAATCTCAAAGACTGCAAACAAGCCCCACAAGTACTTGGGGCTGGTGATACCTTTGAGACTTTGGAAGGCAAGGACTCACCACTCAGCATTGCAGAAAGTAGGGCTACCAAGACAGCTGTGACAAGTGCTGATGTTTCTGACTCATTCACTGCTACCTCATTGGATAATTCAGTGGAAGTGAAAAATTCTGTGGATTCAGCCCCTAGAACTAACacaagcagctcagcagcaggtgTCATGGAGCTTTCTGTTTCAGGAAAGCAGAAGGGAGGGAGTGAGAGTCCTCTTGAAGAAACTGTAAATAAGCCATCACTTTTACAACTTGATGCAGCTTTGCCTCATGATCCTAACATAACTTCTACCAATTTGAAATCTGAATTAAACAATGAAAGTGACAGTAACCCTTCAGAAAGCAATGCCAAAAATTCCAAAGGGGCTGGTTTGTTGGAAGTGGATCGTGCACCTCTGGTTGGTCCTAGCAGCAATAAAGAACTGGAGCTGGATAAAGAAACTCAGGAGAATTGCAGGGAGATATGTGGTAAAGAAGAAATTGACACTCCAAGCTGGGCTGCAACTAAAGCCAAGAGGCAAAGCCCTATACCAGCATCACATGCAGCCTTCAGTATAGATTGCCTAGAACTAACATTGCCTCCTGAATTGGCACTCCAGCTGAAAGAGATATTTGGACCTGTTGGCATTGATGCAG GATCGCTAACTGTTGAGGATTGTGTGGTTCATATTGATCTGAATTTGGCAAAAGTGATTCatgaaaaatggaaagaatCTATTCTG aAGCGTCAGAGGAGAGATGAATCTTGTAAGTCGTCTGCAGAAG TGTTTCAGCAGATAGATACAGATGACTCAGAAGTGCTGTTATCTCAGAATGCAGACAGCAAAATACAGAAGAAGAAATCGAACTTGGCTGCAGACACATCTAATAATATACAGACAAAAACCCCAGCAACATCAGATGTTTTTCCATTTATGGATCATTGGAATGCTCAGATTCAGAAAGTTTCTCTCAGGCAAATAATTTCTGAAGAAATAGCCATGCAGGAGAGAGAGGACCTG AATCGTGTTCCTTCTACAGccagaaaggactgtgctgctaAACTAAAGGAGAAGCAACTTTTTGAGATGTTTCCAACTATTAATCAAAATTTCTTAATGGATGTCTTCAGGGACAACAA CTACTCTTTAGAACAAACTGAACAGTTTCTGAACTGTGTTCTGGAGGCAGATCCTGTACAAACAGTTATAGCTCAAGAAACTGCTCAGCAAAATGAAATTGTTTCTTCCTACAATACTGCAAAGAACCGTGAGAAGAag GCAAAAAAAAGTAAGGAAGAGGATGATCCTTTATGTGAAATGTTTCAAGACTTTGAATATCCACAATATGATGATTTAAGAGCAGAAGCTTTTTGTCACCAGCAAAAGAGACAGGAATGTTTGAGAAAGGCTGGAGAGGCCTATCGCATGGGTATGAAGCCTGTGGCGGCATTTTATGCACATCAG GGTCGCCTTCATGAGCAGAAGATGAAAGAAGCTAaccatgctgctgctgtgcaaatCTTTGAGAGAGTAAATACTTCCTTGCTGCCTATGAATGTGTTGGATTTGCATGGTCTCCATGTGGATGAGGCGGTCAATCAATTGTCCAGAGTACTCCAGGAGAAAAGGGAAGGTAGGGTTTAG